The Ancylothrix sp. D3o DNA segment ATGAGTGAGGAAGGTTGGGTTAAAGTTTGGCCCCATCTTTATCAAATGGATGGGTTTTTTATGGTGCGTTTAAAACGCCAAAGTTAGGAAGGTTTTACGGCTAATAATATTTGGCCGGCGGTTAGGGTTTGCCCTTGGGTACAATATACTTCTATTACGGTGCCGGCGCTATCCGCAGTGACGGCTATTTCCATTTTCATTGCTTCCAAAATTACTAAACGATCTCCTTCAGAAATAATGTCTCCTGGTTTAACTAAAACTTGCCAAACATTGGCGGAAAGATGCGCCACTACTGCTTCACAATCAGCCGGCAAGTTAATTTCTGCTTCTGTGGTTTCTGCTTCTGGTTCTTCTACTTGGCGGGTAAATTCACCGGCTTTTTCCCAGCGTTCTCTTTCGCTGTTAAATGCGGCTTGTTGTTTGGCTTTGAAAGTGGCAATTTCTGAGGAAATTGAATTTAGAAACTCGTTATATTTTCTGAGGCTAAAGGTTTGTTCTTCTATTTTGAGTTTGTGTTTGCCTTGGAGGAAATCTTCTCGATAGCGTAATAATTCTTCGGAGGAAACTGGATAAAAGCGAATTTGGTCAAAAAATCGCAATAACCAGGGCTTTCCTGCTTCAAAATCTGCGGTTTCTTTATGGCAATTCCAAACTTGCAAAGTGCGGCCCACAAATTGATAACCACCGGGCCCTTCCATGCCATAAATGCACATATAAGCGCCACCAATTCCGACAGCATTTTCGGGTGTCCAAGTGCGCGCAGGGTTGTATTTTGTGGTAACTAAACGTTGACGCGGATCGATGGGTGTTGCCACCGGTGCCCCTAAATAAACATCACCTAATCCCAGGACTAAATAACTAGCATTAAAGACAATTTCTTTGACTTGTTCAATGCTATCTAGTCCATTTATGCGGCGAATAAATTCAATATTGCTGGGACACCAAGGGGCATCATTCCGCACAGATTGCATATATTTTTCAATAGCTAATCGTGTTGATTGATCGTCCCAGGCTAGGGGTAAATGGACAATGCGCGTCGGCACTTCCATGTCTTCAATGGCGGCTAGTTGTTTTTCGGCGTTAATTAAGCTATCAAGTAGGTCTTTAAGATGCAATCTTCGGCTGTCATAATGTATTTGTAGTGACCGAATTCCGGGCGTTAAATCAATGATTCCGGAGACGTGGTTGTTTTTTAACCATTCCATTAATCCATGCACTCGGAAACGCAAATTTAAATCAAGAATCAGGGGGCCATATTCTACTAAGAGATATTTATCTCCTGCGGGCCGGTAGGTGACGGCGATTTGGTTTTCTGATTGGGGGATTTGATGAAGAATGGGGCTATGATTTGGGGCAAGGGAAGTGGAAACCGGCTTTTGATTTGAGGGACATTTTAGGGTTTTGATTCGTTCATCTTGGGCTAATTCTTGTTCTAATGCTTGCTCAAAGTTGAGGCGATAAAATTTAACGGTGTCGCCTGGTTTGAGTTGTCCAATTTTCCATAATTCGGCTTGAATAATAGTAGCAGGACAGACAAAACCGCCTAAACTCGGCCCGTCTGGGCCTAAAATAATTGGCATATCGCCGGTGAAATCAATGGTGCCAATAGCATAGGCGTTGTCGTGAATGTTGGAGGGATGTAAGCCGGCTTCGCCACCATCTGAACGTGCCCATTTTGGTTTGGGCCCGATTAAACGTATGCCGGTTCGTGCTGAGTTGTGATGCACTGTCCAGCGGGTTGAAAAAAATATTTGGATGTCTTCTTCTGTGAAGAAATCAGGCGCACCATGCGGGCCGTAAATAACTCCTATTTCCCATTCGTTTGTATATTGGGGTATTAATTCTGGGGGTAAGGAAACGGGGGAATTTGTTGTTTGATTTTGGGATTTGTTGAGGTGTAAAACGTCGCCGGTTCTGAGGGTTCTGCCTGCGTGTCCGCCAAATTTTCCAAGGGTAAATGTGGCTTTGCTGCCGAGATATTCGGGTACGTCAAAGCCGTTTTTTACTGCTAAATAAGTTCGGTAGCCATGTCCTTGAATGCTTTTGAGTTTTAGGGTGCTATTGGCCGGCACTGAAACTACTGTCCAAAAGGGTACGGGTTGCCCGTTTAAGGTGGCTTTCATGGGTGCCCCTGTTAAACAAATTTCTGTGCTGGTATTGAAGCGTAAAACCGGCCCCATTACGGTACATTCTAAGCCGGCAGCGTCTTCAGAATTGCCTAGAATACTGTTAGCTAATCGGAATGCTAAATGATCTATTGGCCCGGAGGGAGGTACGCCAATATCCCAATATCCAATACGTCCGGGGTAATCTTGAATTGCGGTAAAAGTTCCGCCTTCTAAGACATCAATGGTTTGGGGTTTATACTCAAAGTTATTTAATAACTTCGTGCTAAGTTTGGCTTCGATAAAGTTAGAATCATCTAAAACTTGCCGCAAATAATCTAAATTTGTTTCGATTCCTGCTATTTGGGTTTCGTCTAATGCGGTTTTGAGTTTTTCCAGGGCTGCTTGTCTATTTTCGGCATAAACAATGATTTTTGCCAACAATGGATCGTAGTAGGGGGTGACTTCGGTGCCGGCTTCTATCCAACTGTCACAGCGGATATTTTCGGGGTATTTTACTGCACTTAATAAGCCGCTACTGGGTTGAAAGTTTTTGTGAGCATCTTCGGCATAAATTCGGACTTGAATTGAATGCCCTTGTGATTGATTTTGATAGTTTTCTAAGGATAATTCTCCGGCTGCTTGTTTGAGCATCCATTCCACTAAATCAAGGCCGGTGACACATTCTGTAACGCCGTGTTCTACTTGTAAACGGGTGTTGACTTCGAGGAAATAAAACTGTTGATTTTCGACGTCAAAAATAAATTCTACGGTGCCGGCGGATTGATAATTTACGGCTTTGCCAAGACGCACAGCAGCATCATATAATTCTTGTTTAAGAGTTTGGCTGATTTCGGGGGCCGGTGTTTCTTCAATAACTTTTTGATTGCGGCGTTGAGTTGAGCAATCTCTTTCTCCCAAAGCGATAACATTGCCTTTTCCATCGCCAAAAATTTGCACTTCTATATGTCTGGCCGTTTGAATATATTTTTCTAAAAATAAGCCACTTTCTTTAAAGTTTGTTTGACTGAGGCGTTGTACTTTGGCAAAGGAATCTGTTAGTTGTTGTTCCTTTAAACATACTTGCATTCCAATTCCACCCCCGCCGGCGGTGCTTTTTAGCATGACGGGATAACCAATTTTATTGGCTTCTTTTTGGGCTTCTTCGAGGGTTTCTAAAAGTTGGGTACCTGGTAATAACGGGACGTGATTTTGTGCTGCTAAGGCACGGGCGGTGTGCTTTAATCCAAATTGTCTGATTTGTTCGGGAGTAGGGCCAATAAATGCGATGTTTTCTTTGGCACAAGCTTCTGCAAATTCTACGTTTTCGCTTAAAAATCCATAGCCAGGGTGAATTGCACCGGCCCCAGTTTGTTTTGCAACTTCTAATATTTTTTGATATTGTAGATAGCTTTCTGCCACCGCAGCTGCACCAATTCTAACAGCTTCGGTTGCAGCAGCAACGTGCTTTGCATGAACATCTGCATCCGAATAAATGGCAACTGAAGCTATTCCTAAACGGTCGAGAGTGCGAATAATTCGACAGGCAATTTCGCCGCGATTGGCAATTAAAACTTTGTTGAACATGAGTTATTTTTTTATTAATTTATTATGCGAATTTATGCCCACCGGCAATCAATGGTGGGCATAGCAACAA contains these protein-coding regions:
- the uca gene encoding urea carboxylase; this encodes MFNKVLIANRGEIACRIIRTLDRLGIASVAIYSDADVHAKHVAAATEAVRIGAAAVAESYLQYQKILEVAKQTGAGAIHPGYGFLSENVEFAEACAKENIAFIGPTPEQIRQFGLKHTARALAAQNHVPLLPGTQLLETLEEAQKEANKIGYPVMLKSTAGGGGIGMQVCLKEQQLTDSFAKVQRLSQTNFKESGLFLEKYIQTARHIEVQIFGDGKGNVIALGERDCSTQRRNQKVIEETPAPEISQTLKQELYDAAVRLGKAVNYQSAGTVEFIFDVENQQFYFLEVNTRLQVEHGVTECVTGLDLVEWMLKQAAGELSLENYQNQSQGHSIQVRIYAEDAHKNFQPSSGLLSAVKYPENIRCDSWIEAGTEVTPYYDPLLAKIIVYAENRQAALEKLKTALDETQIAGIETNLDYLRQVLDDSNFIEAKLSTKLLNNFEYKPQTIDVLEGGTFTAIQDYPGRIGYWDIGVPPSGPIDHLAFRLANSILGNSEDAAGLECTVMGPVLRFNTSTEICLTGAPMKATLNGQPVPFWTVVSVPANSTLKLKSIQGHGYRTYLAVKNGFDVPEYLGSKATFTLGKFGGHAGRTLRTGDVLHLNKSQNQTTNSPVSLPPELIPQYTNEWEIGVIYGPHGAPDFFTEEDIQIFFSTRWTVHHNSARTGIRLIGPKPKWARSDGGEAGLHPSNIHDNAYAIGTIDFTGDMPIILGPDGPSLGGFVCPATIIQAELWKIGQLKPGDTVKFYRLNFEQALEQELAQDERIKTLKCPSNQKPVSTSLAPNHSPILHQIPQSENQIAVTYRPAGDKYLLVEYGPLILDLNLRFRVHGLMEWLKNNHVSGIIDLTPGIRSLQIHYDSRRLHLKDLLDSLINAEKQLAAIEDMEVPTRIVHLPLAWDDQSTRLAIEKYMQSVRNDAPWCPSNIEFIRRINGLDSIEQVKEIVFNASYLVLGLGDVYLGAPVATPIDPRQRLVTTKYNPARTWTPENAVGIGGAYMCIYGMEGPGGYQFVGRTLQVWNCHKETADFEAGKPWLLRFFDQIRFYPVSSEELLRYREDFLQGKHKLKIEEQTFSLRKYNEFLNSISSEIATFKAKQQAAFNSERERWEKAGEFTRQVEEPEAETTEAEINLPADCEAVVAHLSANVWQVLVKPGDIISEGDRLVILEAMKMEIAVTADSAGTVIEVYCTQGQTLTAGQILLAVKPS